A genomic window from Sphingobacterium sp. BN32 includes:
- a CDS encoding HD family phosphohydrolase, protein MAKLKINYPKDKLQQNSTLWKYGMVVITIILICIFLPKQPRFQYEYEKGKPWNHENLTSPYNFAILKTPEELARDKQYILRTVQPIYNLNDVASKEQIDQFNTDLNEKWQSSQLDSSGTDISKYREVGTALLNYVYNRGIISLNNRFQVKGNDSVKNDATAMQYNFVLVHDNVAQQKNTVDCFTIESANKYLREAIEKNELIDHKAWFAEVLKSYVTINFVFNESQTNKVEQNALANISTTRGMVQKDELIAEQGKIINNEAYQKLESLRKVFEDESRISGEQNLVMFGHFILISLAMSLLMVFLFYFRRDIFNNNRLLFIIFIVILVMLGVLSWAIKMKIPSLYYIPYCSVPIIFRLLFDTRIALNIHILMVLVAGLFVPNSFDFVFLQFTSGMVAIYSIKTLVKREQFLVSSVIILATYILAYIGLVLTRNGSFSTIYWQDLLPFAVSVGLTLLAYPLIYAFEKLFGIVSDLTLMELTNSNSRLLRELSLKAPGTFQHSLQVANLAEAAIYKIGGNPLLVRAGALYHDIGKMINPLYFIENQKTNDNPHEELTPEQSAQIIISHVLKGIEMARKHQMPEVVIDFIRTHHGTTKVDYFYNLAVKDNPDKVIDESIFKYPGPVPFSKETAVLMMADSVEASSRALKEPTEESINNLVDKIIDHKLMQRQFANADITMRDITEVSKIFKSMLKSIYHVRLDYDLSKKKDN, encoded by the coding sequence GTGGCGAAACTAAAGATTAACTACCCGAAAGACAAGTTACAGCAGAACTCAACCCTATGGAAATATGGGATGGTTGTGATTACGATTATTTTAATCTGCATATTCCTACCAAAACAACCCCGTTTCCAATATGAGTACGAGAAGGGAAAACCATGGAATCACGAAAACCTGACTTCCCCTTATAACTTTGCTATCCTGAAGACGCCAGAGGAGCTTGCGCGTGATAAACAATATATTCTCCGTACCGTACAGCCCATCTATAATCTTAACGACGTAGCAAGCAAGGAGCAGATCGATCAGTTCAACACCGACCTAAATGAGAAATGGCAATCTAGCCAGCTCGACTCCTCGGGTACCGATATTTCAAAGTATAGAGAGGTCGGCACTGCCCTACTCAACTATGTCTATAATCGTGGAATTATCTCCTTAAATAACCGATTCCAAGTCAAAGGAAATGACTCCGTTAAGAATGATGCGACAGCTATGCAATACAACTTTGTCTTGGTACATGACAATGTCGCTCAGCAAAAAAATACAGTCGATTGCTTTACCATTGAGTCGGCAAATAAATACCTACGCGAAGCAATAGAGAAAAATGAACTGATTGATCATAAGGCATGGTTTGCTGAGGTGCTAAAAAGCTATGTCACTATTAACTTCGTGTTTAATGAGAGCCAAACCAACAAAGTCGAACAAAACGCCTTAGCGAATATTTCGACCACCCGAGGGATGGTGCAAAAGGATGAGTTGATAGCCGAGCAAGGCAAGATCATCAATAACGAGGCTTACCAAAAACTAGAGTCTTTGCGGAAAGTATTTGAAGATGAATCTCGGATATCCGGAGAACAGAATCTCGTGATGTTCGGCCATTTCATCTTGATATCATTAGCGATGTCGCTATTGATGGTATTCCTATTCTATTTCCGTAGGGATATCTTCAATAACAATCGCCTGCTCTTCATTATCTTCATCGTTATCCTCGTTATGCTCGGTGTTTTGAGTTGGGCGATTAAGATGAAGATCCCGAGCTTGTACTACATTCCTTATTGTAGTGTGCCTATCATTTTTAGATTGTTGTTCGATACTCGTATCGCCCTCAATATCCATATCCTGATGGTGTTAGTAGCCGGCCTATTTGTACCAAATAGCTTCGACTTCGTCTTCCTGCAGTTCACTTCTGGCATGGTGGCGATATACAGTATAAAAACGCTAGTAAAAAGAGAGCAATTCCTGGTCTCCAGTGTGATTATCTTGGCGACTTATATTCTTGCTTATATCGGATTAGTATTGACGCGTAACGGCTCCTTCTCGACCATTTACTGGCAAGACCTCCTACCGTTTGCTGTCAGTGTCGGATTAACGCTTCTAGCCTATCCGCTGATCTATGCATTTGAGAAGTTATTCGGCATTGTCTCTGACCTGACGCTGATGGAATTAACCAATAGTAATTCCCGTCTATTACGCGAGCTATCCTTGAAAGCTCCAGGTACCTTTCAACACTCGCTGCAGGTTGCAAATCTTGCCGAAGCAGCTATCTATAAAATCGGTGGCAATCCGCTATTAGTTCGTGCAGGCGCATTGTACCATGATATCGGGAAAATGATCAACCCGCTTTATTTTATCGAGAACCAGAAAACCAATGATAATCCACATGAGGAGCTAACGCCAGAACAAAGTGCGCAAATTATTATCTCGCACGTCCTGAAAGGGATCGAGATGGCAAGAAAGCATCAGATGCCAGAGGTCGTGATTGACTTTATCCGTACGCACCACGGTACGACAAAGGTTGATTACTTTTATAACCTAGCGGTAAAGGATAATCCTGATAAGGTTATCGATGAGTCTATATTCAAATATCCTGGCCCTGTGCCCTTCTCCAAAGAGACTGCAGTATTGATGATGGCAGATTCGGTTGAAGCCTCTTCCCGCGCCTTAAAAGAGCCTACAGAAGAGTCCATCAATAACCTTGTGGATAAGATTATAGATCATAAGTTAATGCAACGCCAGTTTGCAAATGCGGATATTACCATGCGTGATATTACTGAAGTATCCAAGATTTTCAAATCTATGCTGAAGAGTATTTACCATGTTCGTTTAGATTACGATTTAAGCAAGAAAAAAGACAACTAA
- a CDS encoding DUF3667 domain-containing protein: protein MERICRNCGDSVTKNYCGNCGNNNEITRIDRKYALQECLNLINFDKGFLYTTTGLLLTPGSLIREYISENREKITKPITYLGLTSIIYTLIANYLKVENPYSEMSKKMYGKSSVNDIMIWIQDNYGYANLLMILPITLCTLVFFRKYKYNFYEIFIVISFVMGMGMLIFSIEPILNKLSADTFIFNEVIVVFLAFLYTGWAIGNFYGNKLKNYLKGFLAYVLGFIIFEVVVITSALIYDVIII, encoded by the coding sequence ATGGAAAGGATTTGTAGAAACTGTGGTGATTCAGTTACTAAAAATTATTGTGGAAACTGTGGAAACAATAACGAAATAACAAGAATCGACAGGAAGTATGCGTTACAAGAATGTTTAAATCTTATAAATTTTGATAAAGGCTTTCTTTATACTACAACAGGGCTTTTATTAACTCCTGGATCTTTAATACGTGAATATATAAGCGAAAATAGAGAAAAGATAACTAAACCTATTACTTATCTAGGTTTAACTTCTATAATTTATACGTTGATCGCAAATTATCTTAAAGTAGAAAATCCATATTCAGAAATGTCGAAAAAAATGTACGGCAAATCTAGTGTTAACGATATAATGATTTGGATTCAGGACAATTACGGATATGCAAATCTACTAATGATATTACCTATTACTCTTTGCACATTAGTATTCTTTAGAAAATATAAATATAATTTTTATGAAATATTCATTGTGATTTCCTTTGTAATGGGAATGGGAATGCTAATTTTTTCGATAGAACCGATATTAAATAAGTTATCAGCGGATACATTTATTTTTAATGAAGTTATAGTCGTATTCCTTGCATTTTTATACACAGGTTGGGCAATTGGTAATTTTTATGGCAACAAATTAAAAAATTATCTTAAAGGATTTTTAGCTTATGTCTTAGGGTTTATAATATTTGAAGTCGTGGTAATTACATCGGCTTTAATTTATGATGTGATAATAATATAA
- a CDS encoding YiiX/YebB-like N1pC/P60 family cysteine hydrolase gives MKNGDLIFQTSLSGQSKAIQLTTNSKYSHCGIIFSDEGHFYVFEAVQPIKSTALEEWIALGENGH, from the coding sequence ATCAAAAATGGCGATCTAATTTTCCAAACCTCTCTTTCGGGACAAAGCAAAGCCATTCAACTTACAACAAACTCAAAATATTCGCATTGCGGTATTATTTTTAGTGATGAAGGACATTTTTATGTTTTTGAGGCTGTTCAGCCAATTAAATCAACAGCGCTTGAAGAATGGATTGCTCTTGGAGAAAATGGACATTAG
- a CDS encoding putative glycolipid-binding domain-containing protein, translated as MKSVMWKGLYYDSLEYLNSEIRNEARFVEANTIGFCNGQFWYLNYEVVMGIDWVVKSFHIVIELNGERSMITGQNINGVWSINDQEASGFKGFKFIDISLTPFTNTLVINNLFLAGRMEQEVEVIYIDILEREVSAAKQRYIQQSSDRFLFQHLENNFEALILVDEDGFVLDYPGYFKRVGV; from the coding sequence ATGAAAAGTGTGATGTGGAAAGGGCTTTATTATGATTCACTTGAATATTTGAATTCTGAAATTCGTAACGAAGCGCGTTTTGTAGAAGCAAATACTATCGGTTTCTGCAATGGTCAATTCTGGTATTTGAATTATGAGGTGGTTATGGGAATAGATTGGGTTGTAAAGAGTTTTCATATTGTAATTGAATTAAATGGGGAACGAAGCATGATAACTGGACAGAATATTAATGGGGTCTGGTCGATTAATGATCAGGAAGCATCTGGATTCAAGGGTTTTAAATTTATAGATATTTCATTGACGCCATTCACGAATACACTGGTGATAAATAATCTTTTTCTAGCTGGTAGGATGGAGCAGGAGGTGGAAGTTATTTATATTGATATTTTAGAACGTGAGGTGAGTGCGGCAAAGCAGCGGTATATACAGCAGTCGTCTGATAGGTTTCTGTTCCAGCATTTGGAAAATAACTTCGAAGCTTTGATTTTGGTGGATGAGGACGGTTTTGTTTTGGATTATCCTGGGTATTTTAAAAGGGTTGGTGTTTGA
- a CDS encoding RNA polymerase sigma factor translates to MNTNDQHIDEIELIRKISEGSHAAYDALYDHFFEDIYIHIYNKTKDYELTKDLTHDVFLKLWENRESLTHIRNIRGYLYITARNKILDLIKHNKIVDTYYESFLHTYKLVESTDFRIREKQIETIISEAVDSLPTKMRQVFELSRKQELSYQEIADQLAISEKTVKTQVHNALKILRKKLHPYTHFFLF, encoded by the coding sequence ATGAATACGAATGATCAACATATAGACGAGATCGAGCTAATCCGCAAGATTAGCGAAGGCAGTCATGCTGCCTATGATGCGCTCTATGATCACTTTTTCGAAGATATATATATTCATATCTACAACAAAACAAAAGACTACGAACTCACCAAGGATCTCACACACGATGTATTTCTAAAACTATGGGAAAACCGCGAATCACTGACCCACATCAGAAATATTAGAGGATATCTTTACATCACGGCGCGCAATAAGATACTCGACTTAATAAAACACAACAAAATTGTCGACACTTATTATGAATCATTTCTTCATACTTACAAGTTAGTGGAGTCTACAGACTTTCGCATTCGCGAGAAACAAATAGAAACGATAATTTCAGAAGCAGTAGACAGCCTGCCTACTAAGATGCGACAGGTATTTGAGTTAAGTCGCAAGCAAGAATTGAGTTACCAGGAAATTGCTGATCAGTTAGCCATCTCCGAAAAAACTGTTAAAACGCAGGTACACAATGCATTAAAGATTTTAAGAAAAAAACTTCACCCCTATACGCATTTTTTTCTCTTTTAA
- a CDS encoding FecR family protein translates to MTEHDFKILIDKYLSGKCSDEEEKAIEFWYAVSEEEHVIDRSTLNLHKKQIREDLSKEIKRKPKVFKFNNYWKVAATAIVASAIAMAIYFNQNPKTLLLSEVPTIMPVKDQVELKLADGKTIVINPKIKQDITTSDGLSIRVDEQGNLLYQQEAVNTSDAPIAYNTLTTPKGTISSILLADGSKVTLNAASSLRFPSRFQQDKREVYLEGEGYFEIKKTANHSSFIVNSKQQSVKVLGTKFVVKNYVGEAESRTTLVEGKVEVSALKANHSLILSPGQEATLNASGLIKREYDESSLAWINNDFIFINADLAEICVELERWYDVKFKIDNDIEKKRFTGAIAKNKSLQEILNIMSSSQKLHFRINAKTIYVSNF, encoded by the coding sequence ATGACCGAACACGATTTTAAAATACTTATCGACAAATACCTCAGTGGAAAATGCTCTGATGAAGAGGAAAAGGCTATTGAGTTCTGGTATGCTGTATCCGAAGAGGAACATGTAATTGATCGCTCGACGCTGAATCTTCATAAAAAGCAAATTCGAGAAGACTTGAGCAAGGAAATAAAAAGAAAACCGAAGGTCTTTAAGTTCAACAATTATTGGAAAGTCGCAGCAACCGCTATTGTAGCCTCTGCTATTGCGATGGCGATCTATTTCAATCAAAATCCAAAAACGCTCCTGCTTTCTGAAGTGCCTACCATTATGCCGGTCAAAGATCAGGTAGAACTAAAACTGGCAGACGGGAAAACTATTGTAATCAATCCGAAGATAAAGCAAGATATCACAACAAGCGATGGTCTGAGCATTCGTGTTGACGAGCAAGGGAATTTATTATACCAACAAGAAGCAGTAAATACTAGCGATGCACCTATCGCGTATAATACATTAACAACTCCGAAGGGAACAATCTCTTCTATCCTACTGGCTGATGGCAGCAAAGTAACATTAAACGCTGCTTCCTCCCTCCGATTCCCAAGTCGTTTCCAGCAGGACAAACGAGAAGTTTACCTGGAAGGAGAAGGATATTTCGAAATCAAGAAAACCGCTAATCACAGTAGCTTTATCGTCAACTCAAAACAACAGTCGGTTAAAGTCTTAGGCACTAAATTCGTCGTTAAAAACTATGTAGGCGAAGCCGAGAGCCGAACGACCTTAGTTGAAGGTAAAGTCGAAGTGTCAGCGCTGAAAGCCAATCATTCGCTTATTTTATCACCGGGACAAGAAGCAACGCTCAACGCATCCGGACTTATCAAACGTGAATACGATGAAAGCAGCCTCGCCTGGATCAATAACGACTTCATTTTTATCAATGCCGACCTCGCCGAGATCTGCGTAGAGCTCGAACGCTGGTATGATGTGAAATTCAAGATTGACAACGACATCGAAAAGAAACGATTTACAGGAGCAATAGCCAAGAACAAATCCCTTCAGGAGATTCTAAATATCATGAGTTCCTCTCAAAAATTACACTTTAGAATAAACGCCAAAACAATATACGTATCAAACTTTTAA
- a CDS encoding SusC/RagA family TonB-linked outer membrane protein, producing MKISLKTLFRGEFSLNKGGLKMGRTTILAALLLSSSLVSGQITIPRKTMSLQQALFQIRHQSGYDLFFDADMINQYPKISIELKDVPVDQAVQSVLQNLPLDYQIKNKTISILPKKKAANNEKNQQQQSTKGVVVDAQGNPISGASIRLISDRKKATSTNTDGSFTFPGNIQNQEIEVSNVGYETRIIKVQGSTVRVVLESTDNRVEEVVVTGISARKKETFTGASASFNTEELKQVGNTNVIQSLKALDPSFLSMENNLAGSNPNALATIELRGQTSIATDALRDEFSEDPNQPLFILDGFPTTLRTVTDMDINRIASVTILKDAASTAIYGSRASNGVIVIETIAPKPGELLINYSTDINIDAPDLRSYNMMNAAEKVEFERLSGRYTIHPRRDKYETQIELDALYAERLKNIARGVDSYWLSDPVQTAVSQRHSLMINGGDGSLTYGIGGDYRKNNGAMKGSSRDTWGTRLNVDFRHKYFRASNMLYINGYSAEESNYGSFSNWVNTNPYYEKAPSSQAYLAIVSTGYSSEAEYISNPLYLSAIGSFDRTKNYAITNNTKIRWDINSNWTLNGALQIYKDDTEHNVFISPRHTQYRLINVLEKGRLTNSEMNRLNYTANASVVYHKVFDGKHSLNGQVHAEVFNSNANSAGFIAVGFPTFSTGAARYAYGYLENSRPQSSAIVERRNSLISTFNYSYDNKYNADFTFSYDGSTAFGVDNLYSPFFSGGLSWNLHKEQFFNDFAPAINLLRLRGNYGRTGNQNFTSYTSITTYDYESGYNFWGQGVNVSSLGNKKLKWQNTETISLGLDFAAWNSRLSGYVNAYRKFTDPLVVAVALPSSTSLSRYPINAGNLTVDGVEVYAKYAPIYKLQDRIIWTIGLMGSTYKQEYNDFNSILESMNSNLRQSKSLIQYRDGGDPADIWTVPSLGIDPATGNELFMKKDGTYSFQYDFNDAVVVGNSRPKLQGVFTSNLVYKGFSANVIVRYLYNQDVFNSALYNKVENISMQQLLNSNQDKRALYDRWKQVGDVSSYKRINLIDLGGEYSDLDSHPESTPMSSRFVQQENRLAIESISLGYDIRNTSWLDKIRMSNLKITGYMNDIGYFSTVKRERGIDYPYTRSFSLSLTANIK from the coding sequence ATGAAAATCTCTCTAAAAACACTCTTTAGGGGTGAGTTCTCCTTGAACAAAGGAGGATTGAAGATGGGACGGACTACCATTCTTGCAGCACTGCTGCTGAGCAGTAGTTTAGTGTCGGGACAGATTACGATCCCGCGGAAAACGATGTCGCTACAGCAGGCTCTTTTCCAAATCCGACATCAGTCGGGCTATGACCTTTTCTTCGATGCGGATATGATCAATCAATATCCGAAAATATCCATCGAACTGAAGGATGTGCCTGTCGATCAGGCAGTACAATCTGTATTGCAAAATCTGCCTTTAGACTATCAGATCAAAAACAAAACCATTAGCATTCTTCCCAAAAAGAAAGCGGCTAACAACGAGAAAAACCAACAGCAGCAATCGACCAAAGGGGTAGTTGTCGATGCGCAGGGCAATCCCATATCAGGAGCTTCGATTCGTCTGATTTCAGACCGTAAAAAAGCAACATCAACAAACACTGATGGTAGCTTCACCTTTCCTGGAAACATCCAAAACCAAGAGATCGAAGTGTCCAATGTAGGCTATGAAACTAGAATTATCAAAGTACAGGGTAGCACGGTGCGCGTTGTCTTAGAATCTACAGACAACCGCGTGGAAGAAGTCGTTGTTACGGGTATTTCTGCTCGTAAAAAAGAAACCTTTACCGGCGCGAGTGCTTCATTCAATACCGAAGAGCTTAAACAGGTTGGGAATACCAATGTTATTCAATCGTTAAAAGCATTAGACCCTTCTTTCCTATCCATGGAAAATAACTTAGCGGGGTCCAATCCAAATGCTTTGGCAACCATCGAGCTTCGCGGACAAACCAGTATTGCTACGGATGCCCTAAGAGATGAGTTCTCCGAAGATCCCAATCAGCCTTTATTCATTTTAGATGGCTTTCCAACGACCTTGAGAACCGTTACGGATATGGATATCAACCGCATCGCATCGGTAACCATTCTTAAAGATGCTGCATCTACGGCAATTTATGGTTCGCGCGCATCCAACGGTGTTATCGTTATTGAAACTATTGCGCCGAAGCCCGGTGAGCTATTGATAAATTACAGTACAGACATCAACATAGATGCTCCCGACCTTCGAAGCTACAATATGATGAACGCGGCAGAAAAGGTAGAATTTGAAAGACTATCTGGACGTTACACCATCCACCCGCGCCGTGATAAATACGAAACGCAAATTGAATTAGATGCGCTTTACGCCGAACGCCTAAAGAATATAGCAAGAGGGGTTGATTCCTATTGGCTAAGTGACCCGGTGCAGACTGCAGTGTCACAACGCCACTCATTGATGATCAACGGTGGTGACGGATCGCTTACCTACGGTATCGGAGGAGATTACCGCAAGAATAATGGTGCCATGAAAGGTTCTTCCAGAGATACCTGGGGAACTCGCTTAAATGTTGATTTCCGACATAAGTATTTCCGAGCAAGCAATATGCTTTATATCAATGGATACAGCGCGGAAGAGTCAAATTATGGAAGCTTCAGCAACTGGGTCAACACCAATCCTTACTACGAAAAAGCGCCTAGCTCGCAGGCCTATCTAGCGATCGTATCGACTGGTTACAGCAGCGAAGCAGAATACATTAGCAACCCGCTTTATCTCTCTGCAATCGGGAGCTTTGACCGCACCAAGAATTATGCGATAACAAACAATACAAAGATTCGCTGGGATATCAATAGCAACTGGACGCTTAATGGAGCCCTACAGATCTATAAAGATGATACCGAGCACAATGTATTTATATCACCAAGACACACCCAATATCGACTGATTAACGTGCTTGAAAAAGGTCGTTTAACAAATTCCGAAATGAATCGCTTGAACTACACAGCGAATGCAAGTGTTGTTTATCATAAGGTTTTTGATGGAAAACACAGCTTAAACGGACAAGTACATGCGGAAGTATTCAATTCGAATGCTAATTCTGCAGGATTCATCGCTGTTGGTTTTCCTACATTTAGTACGGGAGCGGCTAGATACGCCTATGGCTATCTGGAAAACTCCAGACCGCAATCTTCAGCAATCGTCGAGCGCCGGAATTCCCTGATCAGTACGTTCAATTACTCGTACGATAATAAATACAACGCCGACTTTACCTTTTCATACGACGGTTCTACCGCCTTTGGCGTGGATAACCTCTATTCGCCATTTTTCTCAGGCGGTTTATCCTGGAACCTTCATAAAGAACAATTTTTTAACGACTTCGCGCCGGCAATCAATTTGTTAAGATTGCGCGGTAACTACGGTCGCACGGGAAATCAAAATTTCACAAGCTACACTTCGATTACAACCTACGATTACGAATCTGGATATAACTTCTGGGGTCAGGGCGTCAATGTTAGTTCCTTAGGAAATAAGAAGCTAAAATGGCAAAATACAGAGACCATCTCATTAGGATTGGATTTCGCTGCATGGAATAGCCGATTGTCAGGATATGTGAATGCCTATAGAAAGTTCACCGATCCGCTTGTCGTGGCAGTAGCGCTTCCATCATCAACTTCTTTATCACGTTATCCGATTAATGCCGGCAACCTGACGGTAGATGGTGTCGAAGTATATGCAAAGTATGCCCCAATTTACAAATTACAAGACCGTATCATTTGGACGATTGGCTTAATGGGATCCACATACAAACAAGAGTACAATGACTTCAATAGTATTCTAGAAAGTATGAACAGCAATCTGAGACAGAGCAAATCGTTAATTCAATATAGAGATGGTGGCGATCCGGCAGACATTTGGACAGTTCCTTCCCTAGGGATTGACCCAGCCACCGGAAACGAATTGTTCATGAAGAAAGACGGAACATACAGCTTTCAATACGATTTTAATGATGCTGTAGTTGTTGGAAATAGCAGACCTAAGTTGCAAGGTGTATTCACGTCAAACTTAGTTTATAAGGGCTTCTCGGCGAATGTTATTGTCCGCTATCTGTACAATCAAGATGTTTTTAACTCAGCACTGTATAACAAAGTAGAAAATATCAGTATGCAGCAGCTGTTAAACTCTAATCAGGACAAGCGTGCGCTATACGATCGTTGGAAACAAGTTGGCGATGTTAGCTCCTACAAACGCATAAACTTAATTGATTTAGGTGGTGAATACAGCGATTTAGATAGCCATCCGGAGTCTACGCCTATGTCATCGAGGTTTGTTCAACAGGAAAACAGGTTGGCGATCGAATCAATTAGTTTGGGTTATGACATCAGAAATACCAGTTGGTTGGACAAAATCCGCATGAGCAATTTAAAAATAACGGGATACATGAACGATATAGGCTATTTCTCTACGGTAAAACGTGAGCGAGGCATAGACTATCCTTACACGCGTTCGTTCTCCTTGAGTTTAACAGCAAATATTAAATAA
- a CDS encoding RagB/SusD family nutrient uptake outer membrane protein — protein sequence MKRISIYILASILFCTTSCSKWLEVKPEDRFTEDQIFETEVGFDEAMNGLYLGLAKDNLYGDKMTLTTVELLANRFHVLESSSPYMSLCTWNYNANYSLESFSNIWSQAYTSIGNANNLLAALDKQGTTVLPDAKRTRLKGEALAIRAYVHLDLLRLFGPVYNSVDSTKNAIPYYTQLSPDIETILPANQAMTLILKDINQALDYLKEDNSVELGYKNYTNYRFNYVAAMALKTRALLWRNNKEEAFKLAKETIALTDNFTWVTIDQAKNPTNPDRIFVNEMLFGVYNDRLYLNYDKYFSFELEPKSILSSGSATFIENIYEKSSNDYRFETQWKIPSYGVSYPTFFKFADITDKTGGYRQRFTIPLIRKSELYYIAAETAASTADGLVFLNKIRNQRGLSSLSSASQISNEIYKEYLKEFYGEGQVWYYYKRNRISAIVSPNGDKTSAIPSNAWVIPLPLNETDNR from the coding sequence ATGAAAAGAATTTCAATCTATATATTAGCATCCATCCTGTTCTGCACAACCTCTTGTAGCAAATGGCTTGAAGTAAAGCCAGAAGATCGCTTTACGGAAGATCAGATCTTTGAAACCGAAGTAGGCTTCGATGAAGCAATGAATGGCCTTTATTTGGGTTTGGCAAAAGACAACTTATACGGTGATAAGATGACCCTCACAACGGTAGAGCTTTTAGCAAACCGCTTCCATGTGTTGGAATCAAGCTCGCCGTACATGAGCCTTTGCACTTGGAACTATAATGCGAACTATTCGCTCGAGTCGTTCTCCAATATCTGGAGCCAGGCTTATACGAGTATAGGCAATGCGAACAACCTGCTAGCGGCGCTTGACAAACAAGGAACTACGGTATTGCCTGATGCAAAAAGAACGCGCTTAAAAGGCGAAGCACTAGCGATTAGAGCCTATGTTCATCTTGATTTGCTTCGTTTGTTCGGGCCGGTTTACAATAGTGTTGATTCAACAAAAAATGCGATTCCATACTATACACAGTTAAGCCCGGATATTGAAACTATCCTACCAGCCAACCAAGCGATGACGTTGATATTGAAAGACATCAATCAAGCATTGGATTATCTTAAAGAAGATAACTCCGTTGAACTGGGCTACAAGAATTATACAAACTATCGATTCAATTATGTAGCGGCAATGGCTCTGAAAACCAGAGCGCTACTATGGAGAAATAATAAGGAGGAGGCATTTAAGCTGGCTAAAGAAACGATAGCTTTGACCGACAACTTTACCTGGGTAACCATTGATCAAGCGAAGAACCCTACTAATCCAGACAGGATATTCGTTAATGAGATGCTATTCGGGGTCTACAATGATCGCTTATATTTAAACTATGATAAGTACTTTTCGTTCGAATTAGAGCCTAAGTCTATTCTTTCATCAGGATCAGCGACTTTTATCGAAAATATCTATGAAAAGTCGAGCAATGACTATCGATTCGAAACGCAGTGGAAGATCCCATCCTACGGGGTTTCCTACCCTACTTTCTTCAAATTCGCGGATATCACTGATAAAACTGGAGGTTACCGACAGCGCTTCACGATTCCATTGATTCGCAAAAGCGAGCTATACTATATCGCTGCAGAAACCGCAGCAAGCACTGCAGACGGATTGGTATTTCTAAATAAAATCAGAAACCAACGCGGCTTAAGCTCTTTGTCCTCAGCGTCACAGATCAGCAATGAAATCTACAAGGAATATCTTAAAGAATTCTATGGTGAGGGTCAAGTATGGTACTATTATAAGCGCAATAGAATTTCCGCAATTGTTTCGCCAAATGGGGACAAAACTTCGGCGATCCCATCCAATGCATGGGTGATTCCTCTTCCTTTAAACGAAACTGATAACCGCTAA